CGAACCATGTGCATGAGTTTGTATTTCCCACCGTGGTGGGTCCGCGTTACTCCAGCAAAGGCGCTCAGACCGAAAAGTGGGTGCAGAATCCGTATCTCAGTGAAGGCACGCCGAACCCCACCACTTTTGCACTGCAAGTGGACGTGCGTGCAGGCATGCCTCTGCAATCCCTCACTTCACCGAGTCATGACACCGCCGAGGTGAAGTTCACCGGCAAGGATCAGGCCACCGTCTCACTCGCGGCCAGCAACGAGACCGGCAATCGTGACTTCGTGCTTCGGTACCAACTCGCCGGTCAGCAGGTGGCCAGTGGACTGCTGCTGCACAAGGGTGAGACGGAGAACTTCTTCCTCCTGAACATGCAACCACCCGCCCGCGTACAGGCCTCCGAGGTGCCGCCTCGCGACTACCTCTTTGTCGTGGACGTGAGCGGCAGCATGGACGGATTCCCAATCGAAACATCCAAGGAATTGATGCGTGGCCTCCTGAAAGGCATGCGTCCGCAGGACACCTTCAATGTCCTGCTCTTTGCCACCGGCAGCCGTGTCATGGCAAACGCCTCCGAACCTGCCACACAGGCAAACATTGATCGCGCCATCCGCCTCATCGACCATGAGAAGAGCGGAGGTGGCACGAACCTGCTCAACGCACTGCAACTTGCCGTCGAACTGCCTCAACCCGCGGGTGTATCACGAAGCATCATCATTCTGACGGACGGTTATGTGGACATTGAAAAGGAGGCGTTCCGCCTCGTGCGCCGCGAACTGGGCAGGGCAAACGTCTTCAGCTTCGGCATCGGCACGGCAGTGAATCGGTGGCTCATCGAAGGCCTGGCTCATGCCGGCATGGGAGAGCCCTTTGTGGTCTTGAAGAAGGAAGACGCGGCCGAGGCAGCGAAACGCTTCCAGGAATATGTGAGCACTCCCCTGCTCACCGACATCCAGGTGCGCTACGAAGGTTTCGACGCCCAGCAATCGCAACCTGAGTCCATCCCCGATGTATTCGCGAACCGTGCCATCGAGGTCATTGGCAAGTGGCAGGGCGAGCCCAAAGGACGCATCGTCATCAAGGGCAAATCCGGCGGCGCTCCGTATGAAGCAGCATTCGATGTAAGCACCGAAGCCGCAAAAGGTCTGAGCAATCCCGCCCTGCGTCCCCTCTGGGCCCGGGAAAAGGTGCGCACGCTTTCCGATGAAGCGGCCATCGCCAAGAATGCCCGTGAGAGCGCCACGGACAGCGAAGCCGCCCTTCAGATTGCCAATCTCGGTGTGACCTATGAATTGCTCACCGAGTACACGTCCTTCGTCGGCGTGGATGAAACGCCCCGCCCCGCACTGGCAAGCGCCGATGCCCAGACGGTGCAGCAGCCGATTTCCCTGCCACAAGGTGTGAACAACAACGCGATCGGAGGTGGTGGAGCACAACCCGTGGTAGTGGCGGCGAACGGCGGTACGGTCGCGGGAGCCGTGCCCGAGCCCGGCACCACCCTCCTCCTCATCCTCGCCCTCGCGGCTGTGCTGCTGCATCGTCATCGCGAGTTTGGCAGCAAGAAGATCCGGATTGTCTGAATGAACCTCCGGCGACTCCTCCTTGCGGCGTTCCTCCTGGCGAATGCACCCGTAGCCGCGTGGTACATTCGCCGCACTGCAGATGGGTCAGACGAGCCTCTCGGTCTTCTCGCACTCGCAGCCGCATGTTATTTCCTTTGGAGCGAGCGCCGTGACCTGAAACTCAACCCGTGGGTGTTGGGCGTGGGCGCAGCCGTGCTCGTACTCACCCAGTTCGCCCTCCTGCACCGGGCGCCATTGCTGCTCGGAGCCATCACCGCATTCTTCGTTTCATGCGGCGTATCGATGCAGCGCGGTCGGAGCGGCATTGTCTTGCTGCTCCTGCTTTCCCTGCCACTGCTCGCCTCGCTCGACTTTTATGCAGGCTATCCACTCCGATTGGTCACGGCAGAAATCAGCGCTGGCGCACTCCAATGCACCGGTCTCGATGTCACACGGGAGGGTGTGATGCTGCAGTACCACGACGCGCTCATTGGAGTCGACCCACCCTGTGCCGGTGTGCGCATGCTGTGGATGGGACTCTTTGTCGCAGCGTTCCTTGCCACACGGCAGCATGCCACCCCGTGGCACACCATCAGCCTCGTGGCAGTGGCCTTCGTGGGCGTGCTGCTGGCCAATGCCCTCCGGGCCGCAATTCTTTTCTTTCCTGAATCAGGCATCGTCACCTGGCCACACTGGACTCACGAAGCCGTCGGCCTCGCTTCGTACGGCTGTCTT
The Roseimicrobium gellanilyticum DNA segment above includes these coding regions:
- a CDS encoding exosortase/archaeosortase family protein produces the protein MNLRRLLLAAFLLANAPVAAWYIRRTADGSDEPLGLLALAAACYFLWSERRDLKLNPWVLGVGAAVLVLTQFALLHRAPLLLGAITAFFVSCGVSMQRGRSGIVLLLLLSLPLLASLDFYAGYPLRLVTAEISAGALQCTGLDVTREGVMLQYHDALIGVDPPCAGVRMLWMGLFVAAFLATRQHATPWHTISLVAVAFVGVLLANALRAAILFFPESGIVTWPHWTHEAVGLASYGCLLALLLLSDGWLARKLPFALRNETSRRESFSRQRIRSGKLLISSIAGAFALAIGIPFAMGALLVDSPFPSRPDPVTHTFNEWPATFDGVPLQRLPLSAREEQFAHSFPGAIARFRCGDAEIIMRHVTRPTRRLHSSADCLRAMGWQIVHQPVLRDADGRIWGHFEALTSSGTYIVTERMTPSSQTSTEAFTDVSAWYWNALWNPNTGPWLAVTIVRATDVSAD
- a CDS encoding VIT and vWA domain-containing protein — translated: MQPRSLPPPIPRFFTVLTLAVLCLTRLAIAVPQPHPHGDGPPEKTLSPYFKVVGGDPNAEAFPLKSTDVKASIAGVIADVQVEQVYTNTGKNPIEAIYVFPASTRAAVHGVEMHIGGRVIKSKVQEKQEAKTTYEKAKSQNKTASLLEQHRPNVFQMSVANIQPGDQVRVILHYSEKLPATNHVHEFVFPTVVGPRYSSKGAQTEKWVQNPYLSEGTPNPTTFALQVDVRAGMPLQSLTSPSHDTAEVKFTGKDQATVSLAASNETGNRDFVLRYQLAGQQVASGLLLHKGETENFFLLNMQPPARVQASEVPPRDYLFVVDVSGSMDGFPIETSKELMRGLLKGMRPQDTFNVLLFATGSRVMANASEPATQANIDRAIRLIDHEKSGGGTNLLNALQLAVELPQPAGVSRSIIILTDGYVDIEKEAFRLVRRELGRANVFSFGIGTAVNRWLIEGLAHAGMGEPFVVLKKEDAAEAAKRFQEYVSTPLLTDIQVRYEGFDAQQSQPESIPDVFANRAIEVIGKWQGEPKGRIVIKGKSGGAPYEAAFDVSTEAAKGLSNPALRPLWAREKVRTLSDEAAIAKNARESATDSEAALQIANLGVTYELLTEYTSFVGVDETPRPALASADAQTVQQPISLPQGVNNNAIGGGGAQPVVVAANGGTVAGAVPEPGTTLLLILALAAVLLHRHREFGSKKIRIV